From the bacterium genome, one window contains:
- a CDS encoding HEAT repeat domain-containing protein, producing the protein MTTPPAGGRPESTGSEHDVEHYMQQLRSADVTLRSDAAHALGKLADERAVPGLAEALHDQDEYVRKSAIMALRRVGGQAAMEAMRQALGDRSEQVCVQAVKGLGELRDAGAAEALIKVLSRRERSLVTAATDALIRIGPEAVGPLMEAFKDRYLRRRIGAQVWRILTEMGPRSTDALLAALNDENYYVKLTALTILGRIGDKRVVAPIINVFLSDPRLQETAAGTIGRLEERVVIALPPGDREAGLPPEVVQALQQGDRDAVLQALTGAMENPIGKVRRFALKAMFALLGEASFDRLLGYLADDDPDVKRLVVRLLGKLRDKRVIEPLMGLLLKDGGQVEEAVWDTLKVLTNLHEYEELRKRVAREKAGTRPAVKTYKKKDVSPDWWRDQD; encoded by the coding sequence ATGACGACACCCCCTGCGGGTGGCCGGCCGGAATCCACGGGATCCGAGCACGACGTTGAGCACTACATGCAACAGCTGCGCAGTGCCGACGTCACGCTTCGCAGTGATGCCGCCCACGCGCTCGGCAAGCTGGCCGACGAACGAGCGGTGCCGGGCCTGGCCGAGGCCCTCCACGATCAGGACGAGTATGTCCGGAAGAGCGCCATCATGGCGCTACGTCGCGTCGGCGGGCAGGCCGCGATGGAGGCGATGCGCCAGGCGCTCGGCGACCGGTCCGAGCAGGTCTGCGTGCAGGCGGTGAAGGGTCTCGGCGAGCTGCGTGACGCCGGCGCCGCGGAGGCGCTCATCAAGGTGCTCTCGCGCCGGGAGCGGTCGCTCGTGACCGCGGCGACGGACGCGCTGATCCGGATCGGGCCCGAGGCCGTCGGTCCGCTCATGGAGGCCTTCAAGGATCGGTACCTGCGGCGGCGGATCGGCGCGCAGGTCTGGCGGATCCTCACCGAGATGGGGCCGCGGAGCACCGACGCGCTGCTCGCGGCCCTCAACGACGAAAACTATTACGTCAAACTGACCGCGCTGACGATCCTCGGGCGCATCGGGGACAAGCGCGTCGTGGCGCCGATCATCAACGTGTTCTTGAGCGACCCGCGGCTCCAGGAGACCGCCGCGGGCACGATCGGCCGGCTGGAGGAACGGGTGGTGATCGCGCTCCCGCCGGGCGACCGCGAGGCGGGTTTGCCGCCCGAGGTCGTCCAGGCGCTGCAGCAGGGCGATCGCGACGCCGTGCTTCAGGCGCTCACCGGCGCCATGGAGAATCCGATCGGCAAAGTGCGGCGCTTCGCGCTCAAGGCGATGTTCGCGCTGCTGGGTGAGGCGTCGTTCGACAGGCTGCTCGGCTATCTCGCCGACGACGATCCCGACGTGAAGCGGCTCGTGGTGCGCCTCCTCGGGAAGTTGCGAGACAAGCGCGTGATCGAGCCGCTGATGGGCCTGCTGCTGAAAGACGGTGGCCAGGTGGAAGAAGCGGTGTGGGACACCCTCAAGGTGCTCACGAACCTGCACGAGTATGAAGAGTTGCGCAAGCGCGTCGCGCGGGAGAAGGCCGGAACTCGTCCGGCCGTGAAGACCTATAAGAAGAAAGATGTCTCTCCGGACTGGTGGCGCGACCAGGACTGA
- the hpt gene encoding hypoxanthine phosphoribosyltransferase, with product MTGPQADIQEVLFTEDQITRRVRELAAAISRDYADRAPLLVSVLKGAVYFLTDLTRALAVPVEIDFMAITTYGGAKAQSGVVRLIKDLDVEITGRDVVLVEDVIDTGLTAGYLLRLLQARAPASLRICTLLDRPYRRILDTLDIGYRGFEVPDRFLVGYGLDYRERYRHLPFIGVLKNEVLAAAAAAAPSGPPVG from the coding sequence GTGACCGGACCTCAGGCCGACATCCAGGAAGTTCTGTTCACGGAAGACCAAATCACCCGCCGCGTGCGCGAACTCGCCGCGGCGATCTCCCGCGACTACGCAGACCGCGCTCCCCTACTCGTGTCGGTCCTCAAGGGCGCGGTGTACTTCCTCACGGACCTGACGCGCGCGCTCGCCGTGCCGGTCGAGATCGACTTCATGGCGATCACCACGTACGGTGGCGCCAAAGCCCAAAGCGGCGTTGTGCGGCTGATCAAGGACCTCGACGTGGAGATCACCGGGCGCGACGTCGTGCTCGTCGAGGACGTCATCGACACGGGGCTGACCGCGGGCTACCTGCTGCGCCTCCTGCAGGCACGCGCGCCCGCGAGCCTCCGCATCTGCACGCTGCTCGACCGGCCGTACCGCCGGATCCTCGACACGCTCGACATCGGGTACCGCGGCTTTGAGGTGCCGGACCGCTTCCTGGTCGGCTATGGCCTCGACTATCGCGAGCGGTACCGCCACCTGCCGTTCATCGGCGTGCTCAAGAACGAGGTGCTGGCCGCCGCGGCAGCCGCCGCGCCCTCCGGTCCTCCCGTGGGGTAG
- the dinB gene encoding DNA polymerase IV, with translation MSERIIAHVDMDAFFAAIEVRDRPEYRGRPVVVGAGPHARGVVAAASYEARRYGIHSAMPSRRAFTLCPSAVFLPPDMARYRAESARLFDLLETFTPQIEPISVDEAFLDLTGCPVPAAPEDAPHGAAEQTETGVRFGRAIRRRIRVRLGLPASVGVAPNKFLAKVASELAKPDGVRRIPASGVRAELDPLPVGVLWGVGPETRARLEGRGITTIGALRRTPVSALRAMLGFPAERLAALSRGEDDRPVDPGGEAKSIGRETTFDHDTRDRDLLARTLRAACEDVAHSLRAEGLAGRVVVLKVRFEPFDTVTRRLTLPAATDHGGRISEAVTDLWKRLGTLTRRVRLVGVSVSGLERPAAAQTDLFGGAGAGGARGAAEPALRKPVDHVVDAINERFGEGTVGPARVLEPGAATPREDRRARRLPRRPAPRS, from the coding sequence GTGAGCGAGCGCATCATCGCGCACGTCGACATGGACGCGTTCTTCGCGGCGATCGAGGTGCGCGACCGTCCCGAGTATCGCGGCCGGCCGGTCGTCGTCGGCGCCGGCCCGCATGCACGCGGCGTGGTGGCGGCCGCATCGTACGAAGCGCGGCGGTACGGCATTCACTCGGCGATGCCGTCGCGCCGCGCGTTCACGCTGTGTCCGAGCGCCGTTTTCCTCCCACCCGACATGGCGCGCTACCGGGCCGAATCGGCGCGGCTCTTTGATCTGCTCGAGACCTTCACGCCGCAGATCGAACCGATCTCGGTGGACGAAGCCTTTCTCGATCTGACCGGCTGCCCCGTGCCGGCCGCACCGGAGGATGCGCCGCACGGAGCGGCCGAGCAGACGGAGACAGGCGTGCGGTTCGGGCGCGCGATCCGGCGGCGGATCCGGGTGCGGCTCGGGCTGCCCGCGTCGGTCGGTGTCGCGCCGAACAAGTTTCTCGCGAAGGTCGCCTCGGAACTGGCGAAGCCCGACGGCGTGCGCCGGATCCCCGCGAGCGGCGTGCGGGCCGAGCTCGACCCGCTGCCGGTCGGCGTGCTGTGGGGCGTCGGGCCGGAGACGCGCGCGCGGCTCGAGGGCCGGGGCATCACGACGATCGGCGCGCTGCGGCGGACACCGGTCTCCGCGCTGCGGGCGATGCTGGGGTTTCCCGCCGAGCGGCTCGCGGCCCTCAGCCGCGGGGAGGACGACCGCCCCGTCGATCCGGGCGGCGAGGCGAAATCCATCGGCCGCGAAACGACCTTCGACCACGACACGCGCGACCGCGACCTGCTCGCGCGTACACTCCGCGCGGCGTGCGAGGACGTGGCCCACAGCCTGCGCGCCGAGGGCCTCGCGGGCCGCGTCGTCGTGCTCAAGGTGCGCTTCGAACCGTTCGACACCGTGACGCGGCGCCTCACGCTGCCCGCGGCGACGGACCACGGCGGCCGGATCTCGGAAGCGGTCACCGATCTTTGGAAGCGGCTCGGAACGTTGACGCGGCGCGTGCGTCTCGTCGGGGTGTCGGTCAGCGGCCTCGAGCGGCCCGCGGCGGCGCAGACCGATCTCTTCGGTGGGGCCGGCGCGGGGGGCGCGCGGGGGGCGGCCGAGCCGGCGCTCCGTAAGCCGGTGGATCACGTCGTCGATGCGATCAACGAGCGGTTCGGGGAGGGCACCGTCGGACCGGCGCGCGTGCTGGAGCCGGGCGCCGCTACCCCACGGGAGGACCGGAGGGCGCGGCGGCTGCCGCGGCGGCCAGCACCTCGTTCTTGA